Within the Polaribacter pectinis genome, the region ATCAATTAGGTAAAGAAAAAATGAGAACTTTTCTTAAAGAAGCTTTAGATGGTTATTTGTTGCAAAGAACGTTAGAACGTAAAAGAGAAAATGCATTAATGTATAATGACGGACAAGGTTATATTCGTTACCAAAAGGGATCTTTGGTGTTTTACGCTTTAAGTGATTATATAGGTGAAGAAACTCTAAATAATGCATTAAAGAAATATGTAGAAAAAGTGAAGTTTCAAGAGGCTCCATATACAACTTCAATTGAAATGGTAGATTATATAAGAGAAGTAACTCCAGATTCTTTAAAGTATGTAATTAAAGACATGTTTGAAACCATTACTTTATATAGAAATAGAATTATCGATGCAAAAACAACCGAATTAGAAAACGGTAAATATCAAGTAGATATAGAGTTTGAAGTTTCTAAATATAGAAATGATGAAAAAGGAAAACGTTATTATGGTGAAAAAGTAGGAGATACTTTGTCTTACAAAACAGATAAAATGAAGAAGCCTATTTTGTCAGTTCCTTTAGCAGACTATATAGATATTGGTATTTTTACTGAAGAAGAAATTGATGGAAAAAAAGAAGAAAAAGAACTTTATTTTAAAAAACATAAAATTACTGCTATCAATAATAAAATAACTATTATAGTTGATAAAAAACCTACTGAAGTTGGTGTAGATCCTTACAATAAATTAATAGACACGCAATCTGAAGACAATAGGAGAAAACTATAAAAAAAAATGCAGAGACAAACTAGAATTACAATTACTTCAATTTTATTTTTAATAGTTGTTGTATTACATATTTATGGACTTATAGATAAAGAAATATTAGCATTTTTTACAAAACCATTGTTAATGGTTACGTTGGTTTTGGTCTATTTAGTATCTGTAAAAAGGCCAAATTTTTGGTATGTTTCTGCACTGTTTTTTTCTTTTTGGGGAGATGTGTTTTTGCTATTTAAAGATGAGTTTTTCTTATTTGGTTTAGCATCTTTCTTATTGGCTCACATTTTATTCATAAAAATTTCTGCTGGGTTTTTAAAGAAAATTAGTATCCAAAAAGTAGTGTTAATTTCGTTACCATTTGTGCTATATTTACTTGGTTTACTATATATTATAGAAGAAAATCTTGGAAAAATGTTAATTCCGGTTCTTATTTACGGAGTTACTATTTCTTGTTTTGGTATTGTTACTTTGCTAAATTATATTCAAGAAAAAACAACAGAAAATATGTGGCTTTTTCTAGGAGCTTTTATTTTTATAATTTCTGATAGTTTAATAGCAATTAATAAATTTCACGAACCAAAAGTTATATATAGTATTTCTATAATGCTAACTTATATTGTTGCTCAATATTTAATTTGTAAAGCAGTAATTGTAAAAGAATCTAAAAAGTAAAAAAGCAGTTACAAAATGTAACTGCTTTTTTTTGATTCTAAATAAATAGATATAGTTTTTTTTATTTTTTTTATCAATTATCAGTTAAATTAGGGGGGACTAATAATTAGGGGGATGACTCAAAAATAAATTTACTTCATATGTATTATTTAGGGGAAAACAATAATTAAAAATCACTAACATAATTCATAATTACATTACAATAGTATAAAGAAAAATAATATAAAACAACAAAAAAGTAATTTTTTTTAAATTTCTTTATCAAATTAATAAAAAACTTCCTGACATTGAGATGTTTACTCAATGTCGAAATAAATAAAATAACTTTGCTAAAAAAATAGATGAAGAACATTTGTACCTTATTTATAATAACCATTGTATTATTTTCTTGTTCTGTTAAAAAACAAACAAGTCTTAAATTTTTAGATGAATATGTTTTGCAAGACTCAATTCAGTTTAAAAATACCATTATAGGTGGGCTATCTGGGATAGATTATTCTAAAGGACTTTATTATTTAGTGGTAGATGATGCAAGAAGTCCAAGGTTTTTAAAAGCTAAAATAGATATTCATCAAAACAAAATTCAAAGTATAAACTTTAAAGACGTTGTTTTTTTAAATGATTCTTCAGAAGTTTTTTACAAAGAAAACGCACTAGATTTAGAATCCATTTTTATAGATGAAGAAACACAAGAAGTTTATTTTGTAAGTGAAGGTTCTATCAGAA harbors:
- a CDS encoding lysoplasmalogenase gives rise to the protein MQRQTRITITSILFLIVVVLHIYGLIDKEILAFFTKPLLMVTLVLVYLVSVKRPNFWYVSALFFSFWGDVFLLFKDEFFLFGLASFLLAHILFIKISAGFLKKISIQKVVLISLPFVLYLLGLLYIIEENLGKMLIPVLIYGVTISCFGIVTLLNYIQEKTTENMWLFLGAFIFIISDSLIAINKFHEPKVIYSISIMLTYIVAQYLICKAVIVKESKK